In Rosa rugosa chromosome 4, drRosRugo1.1, whole genome shotgun sequence, the genomic stretch tgcctaagttagtcaatgtatttatgttgacaaagtaacagtaggtaagtattgaatgcgtaattaatgaggagagaggagagaacgttttataggtgaggaagaggttgatcttctctttgttttcgatgtgggactgatatgcttcagttcccagtttcagaagcttctgatgccatcttggctcGACGCGTGGCGGCTCGTCGGCGGCGAtttggaggtggtccgacgctgaggctgtagcccgcctggcggtgtgtctgcatgtcattcctttggttggaattagtacctttggcggtacaatgagcatagcccattagagctaattatgcttgcaaatgtacatgtatgtacacacaTAAATTCTCTCCTCGCGCCATTAAATGTATTTTCATTGGTTATCCTGCTGGCCAAAAGGCTTATAAATTACTTGGAGAGGAAAGGtcccacattagaaaagtgacaaataaaatataacttataagtgggtggatctcacccaattgaaccgaggcattttgtgattaaaacccaacacctatcaggtggttaagttgggacaatatcggtacaatggtgggccacgggccacgcttgtcgctgtttaacatctATCAGCACGGTTGTGAGCATACAATTTTCCCATAAGCAGATCATAACTCTTAACCCCGGGCTCACATCCATCCTGCTTCATTTTCTTGAAAACAGACAAAGCATGATCAATCCTCTCAATGCCGCACAAAATCTTCAGAAACCCAAAATACGCTTTCTTATCAAGAGCCTCCCCGAACCCCGCTGATTTCATCCTATCGATCATTTCATCTCCCTCCCCAACCCTAGCTGCCTGATACAAGCTTCCGATCAATTCAAGTTTCAAGAAATGTAGTCTCGTTAGGAGAACACCCCCACTCCCCCATTCTATGAAACAAATTCAATGCGTCCTCGGTCTTCCTAATCTTACACAAATTAGTAATCAGCACATTGAAAGTCTCCACATTTCTCGGCACACCATGGAACTCCATATCCACCAAAATCTGCTCAGCCTCAAAATGAAGCCGAAAGGGGTCCTTTTTCCTGCAAAGCTTACACACGCAATCAAGAATGGCATTGAAGGCACTAGTCCCAATCTCAAACCCTCCCCTACACATCTCCCCAGCCAATCTCCTAGCCTCTTCAAGCTTCCCATCCACATACCACCCCTTAATAAGCAAATCGCAAACATACTCATCAGGGAAAAACTCATTAACCAAACCTTTCACCATCTTCTCAGATGAGACCGTCTCCACTAAAAGCCCTAACGGAAGCAGAAATCTGTACCATAGTTGAGCAGAAAATTCTTTCCTCAAGTTTAGCATCTTATATATGTTGATCACCATGTTGTTCCAATATAAGCTCTTGGTCAAATGCTTCCACCCGCCTGCAACTCTTCTGCATCAGTGTCCTTCTCAATCTGGGCAGACATTACTCTACCCCTTAGAACCTTTTATCAAGGATAGCTCAAACTTTCTAGAGGCATGTCTTGCCTTCTTCTTAAGAGGGCCAAATTCTGTTTTCCTCTCATCTTAATCAGATTATTCATCAATAACTTCACAGTAACTTCTAGAGGCATGTCTTGCCTTCTTCTTGAGGTGTGTCTGACTATGCATGGAAAAAATGAATGAAATCCATGGTAGGTCCAACCTTGCTTGCTAATGACGTACATAACCCACTTGCTCTGAATACACAAAAGTTCCATTGTTAATAAAATCCATTATTAGCAACTAGCTAActaattcaccaaaaaaaaaagcaagtaCCTATTGTATCAAGCATATCTAGAGCATCTTCTTTTGCAACTCAACTTAATACATACATTGCATAAGGATTTTCACctacaaaaaaagaaacaatcaAAAATCAAAGGCTACAAACATGAGTGCAGAGTAGGTCCAATTACCAAATATAATCTCGAGCAATTTATAAGCAGCGCACGTAACATCCAATAATAGCAGATCTAAATTAAGGCAAGCTAAAACGTGATTTCAACCAAAAGATCAATTCAAGTGTAAGGCTTTTTGTGTACCTCTCCTTTTATTTCTGGAATATTAATCAATGTGTGCTCTTTACTGTTCTGCAACAGACATATAGACCCTCGGTGTAGGTCTTATCAATTCCATTGATCATGCTCTAGAGGTTTGATTCCAAAGACTCACTCAATCATTTCCTCTAAATTGAACTCCTGAACGAAGTAAGTCGAGCGAATTCAGAAAAGTTTTAGTGTTTAACCTAGAGTAGTTCTACTACACATGGCAAGTTCAGAACTAGAAACAATAgatgatacacacacacacatacacacacaccaTATGTATCTGCCATATCTCAGAGACAGGGAATAAGTACCTTAACATTGTATGATGAGGATCGAGAATCATGTTTTCAAAGGAGTACTTCTTCCGAGATAGGTGTTTTGTAACTTGGGTGTGTCAATGACTCAATGTCATCTTCATTGGCAGCAGAATCAGCATATACTTGGACAACGGAATGCGTTTCTGATTCAattatgattttgattttgagaatgaTAGTAGGCTATTAAAGAAGcctcaaaacaaacaaaaaagaaaaagatgatgaACCTACTGGAAGTCAGCTGGACTATCATCGGCCTTCTCCTTCCAAATCTTCGATCAGGTGGACTCCCCAGCTTCCCCCAAAAGTCATTGTGTCTAAAATGATCTTATCTTCAAAACGAAACATAACTTGAAACATATCAGTTGACGGCATCTCACACTCACTGAACCTCCTTATTACTGTAAGCAATGGAATATAATGCACCCACACTTTAACCCCATACATGATTTTCTCATCAAACTCTATTCCATTGATGTAAACAAAATGAGTGACCTCAAAAAAACAAGATTGAATACAGAGTGCCAACCCTTTGTTTTCCCAATTGGAGTTTTGAGGAATTTCAATGCAAAACTCATGCTCTTTATTTACCACTTCACTATTCCCATCCCACTTCACATCCTGACGGCAGGTGAACCAATATGGAATCGGAACACGTGCAGAAAATTCTACTTGGAATTCTTTAGATTTCGGACAAGAGAAAAAAGAGTCAACAGAGCCGTCAAGTTCTCTGCCTCTCCCATCAATTCTTTGGTTCCCGCAAACGGTGATGATgtcatcttctttctcttcttggGCACATGAAATAGTCGCTTGTCAACTTCAACCTCTGATACTACTCCACGAGCCAGATTGTCGCAGAGTCTCCAGCAGGTGGTCAAGTCCAACTGATCGAACATTTTTGAATCTTTACCCTCCAAAATTTTTGACAACTTTGAAATTCTTTCCAATGAACAACAATGACTCACATCCAAGTAATCTATTTCTCGtggaaattctgaaatttcTTCAAGCCGCCTGCAATAGTGCAGATGAACTCGTAATCTTGTCAGGTTAGTCGAAAAGACCGGTGGAGGAAGTGATTCTGACTTTGTTGGAAATGTAACAAGGTAAAGCAACACTGTAGATGAAGCTCCTCCAGACGTTGCAATGCATAGAAAATGCTGGATGATACATTTGTAAGATTATCACAGTGAGATAGAGACAAGGATTTAAGGCCAGTGAGATTTCCAACTGAGCAAGGTAACTCTTTGATGGCACGATTCCAACTTAGATCTAGGAGATTCAAAGACTTCATGTCTCCCTCGATTTCAGGGAAGAACTTAAGCGGGCACCAAGAGAGATCCAGAGTTTCCAAAGATTTCATGTTGATCCTCTTTCGAAACATCTGCAGCTTTTCACAACCGAGGAGTTTCAAAATGACTAGCGTATCGAGACGGCCAACCGAAGGATGAACTTCAACTAACTCATTACAAGAAGACAGCTCCAAATACTCTAAGCTTGTTAATCCAGACAAGTCGGGAATTCTTGTTAGACCATCACAGAACCACAATTTGATAGATTTCAAATATCGCAGATTCTGTTTGGGAGAAAGAGAACCGAAAactcaaactaaaaaaaaaaaaaaagttgaaatgATCAATAAGTTAAAACATCACATGCATGTGTAGAAAGTGATCGAATTCTTTAAAATACCTTCAATCTCTCGTTCACTAGTGGAGTCGTGCAGGGTCCACCCATGTGCAACATACCAAGTTTCCTCGGATTAAAATTCGTTGGGGAGATAACCCAAGCCCTCTCCACAAAGCATATTATAATTGACTTTaaaaatttgaagatttttCAAATTTGTGAAGCTTCTGACGTTCAAGCATATCTTTGGTGAATGGAAATCTCTTACCACAATGCCTTTAATTCTATCCGTTCCCTAATATGAAATAGCAATCGCGTCAAATTAATCAATTTCTTCTCATAATAAATATTTGCATTAAATTCCAAAATTTTTCAAGATTTTATAAGCAAGGATGTATTAAATGTCATAAAGCTAAATAATTTAAATATCACTTACTGTTTTTTCCTCAAGGACCTCGCGAACATCCTCATAAAGCCACAGTCTACTGCGTTGTCCTGTCTCATCAGGAGACTCTTGCCGAACAATTTCTTTTCCCATGTCTTCTAGAAGGTCATGCATCCAAATTCTATTGCCTTTCTCAATTTTTATCAAGGCCTTTTCTAAGAGGACTTTGAGACCATACATAGGATTGAGGTCACAACTCTATAGGACATTTATCACATAGCTTTGCTCGTAACCtttaaagaaacatgcaatattAAGAAAAACTTCTTTCATCCGATCCTCCAATGCATCGTAACTTCTTTTGAGAGCTTGTTGAATCTCTTGGTTAGGATATTTGTTGTAACACTCTAATGCATCTTTCCACTCATCCTTATTTTTACTACATAGATCTTATCCCAAAACTTCCAAAGCTAACGGAATCCCTTTAGCATAACGTATTACACCATTTAAAAGGTCAAAGAAATGATCCATACGTATATTTCCTTTGAAGGCATGGAAATTGAAGAGCTCTAAAGCTTCTTGATCATTTAATTCCTTGGCCTCATATATTGGATTGACATTATGAGCCCTCAGGCAATTCATTTCTCTTGTTGTTATAATAATTCTAGTTCTTGGACCAAACCAATCACACCCTCCAGCAAGTTTTTTTAACTGATCCAAGCGGTCCACAACtccacatcatcaagaactaAGAGAACCCTTTTCTGGCTTAGTTTTTGCTTCAGCTGAGTGATTCCTTCATCCACATTGGTCACATAAGGTGGATTTCTCTCTATAATCTTAGAAAGAAAATTGTTTTGTAGCTTGACAAGACCTCCATGTGAAAGTGATTCTTCTCTAACATTTGCCAGGAAGTAGCTATGTTCAAACTTATGGCTAATTGAATTGTAAATAGCTTTTGCAAGTGTTGTCTTTCCTATTCCACCAATTCCCCATATCCCTATCATGTGAGGATCGTCTTCCCCAACATTTAAGAGCTTAAGTATATCTTCTACACGAGATTATATTCCAACAGGATATGATGCCACATCTAAAGGGGTGCATTTCATTAGTTTGGTTGCTATCTCTTTAACAATTTCATCAATAACATTCGCTTCATGCCTGCAAATATAAAAGCATATAAATCATTTAGTTTCAACTTTCCAACATGTCTAGTTTTCTAGGCTAGGGGACGGATCAACGATGGACTAAATCATATTCAAGATTATACTCTAATTGTAGTCCATTAGTTACTGAAACTATTGATGCATGGGTAAGATTAAACATTATGTAATCTGTTAACTAAGTTAACTATGTGTTAATGGCGGAGCGTTAAAATGCATTATAAAGTTGAGATACTTGAGATTGAACATACGTACCCTCCATCCGAGATGTGCCACCCAGACAAAGTTGCTGCTTGTGTAAGAGTTGCCTTCCAACTCTCCACCTTCTCTGAGTTATCCTTGCATTTGCTAAGGTGAGCAATTGCCTCACCAACCTGGCCCTTCTGGTATCGTATCTTCGAAGGATCTACCTTGTAGAAAATTGGGAAAACGATTTGTTGCTTGGATTCTTTACATTGAAAGATCTTGACaagttcatccaagcaccacTTCGAAGATGCATAATTCGCAGAAAACACAACAATGGAAATCCTTGATCCTTCAATTACGTCGAGAAGCTCCTTCGTTATATCTTCTCCCCTTGTAAGGTCATTATCTATGAAGGTGTTAATTCCCTTGTTAACCAAATAGTTGTACAAATGGCCTGTGAAATTGTTGCGCGTATCCGCACCTCTAAAGCTCAGAAAGACATCATGTGTGAACAAAcgggtggaagaagaagatgaagaggaagaggctCCGAATTGAGGTTTGCTCAGTTCCATGTTGTTTGATTGCAGGAGGATGAGTGAGGAGGCTGAATTGAAATAATTTGGGATGGTATTGTTACTGTCAAGGACTATATCTCTTGTTATATATATTAGGCCTCTCGGTTCGGCTGTGTGCAAAGCAGTTTCCTGGCTCCTTCAGCGAAAGTAATCGAGTTGTAAGTGTCACGGAGTGGTCATTAGAAATAGCACTACAACAAAGTGGGAGACAGACACCAACGTGATTGACAACTTACCCAAAAGACGGTGATATCTTCAAAAATCTGGGATAGTGGCCTTCGGGGCATTTGCTTTGGTTTTATGGCACTCTCCTTCTAAAAAGTGACACTTCACACTACTGTAAAAACATTTGGTGATGTATCATATGAGACTTCAGTGTGAATACATACAAGAGGCTGCGAACTTTTTGCCCGTTCTCATGGATTATTAGATCCCTATCTTAAACAAATTAAAGTGTCTACCAGAGCCCACCTCTGCCTTACTTTTCTTGTGGTCGATTGTTGATTTATCTCAAcacttttgtttttggttttctgtgaAGTGAAGTTGTATAATACCAGTAATTAGCTAGCTTAGTTGGTTGATTAGATTCTGTGTGATAGTGTTGGCTTATTTACAAAGTTCAGACTGGTTTTCTCAAGTCAATAATTCCACAATATCACATTGAGACGTTCTATGGGGTCTTAAACTTACCATAGACGTTCTATGGGCTCTTAAACTTATCATATGTACTTTCATTGTTACAACCCTAGCACTTTTATTGATTTGGAAgttaagcaaaaaaaaaaaaagagacaaacTACACATCCTCAAGGGCTAAACCACTCTACAAGCATGGAAACTGAGACTTCAGATGAACAGAGTTGACACGCACAACTCGGCCGAAAACAGGAGCTAACAAGGTTGACGAGCTCATCCCTCCTTTCGCTTGGTTAACTCCAACATCAGTGCTTGATGAGGCCGAGGCATTCGACGAAAGGGTTTGATCCTTTTGACTCTGTAAGTATGAAATGTGTTGGCATTCCATCAACCTCAACGGTCAAAACTCTTCCCCATGTGATAATAGCATTATATGATGAGAAGTTGCTGACAATACCAAGCATGCTATCTTTAAAATATGGTTTCTTTTGTCTAAAGCATGCTTGGAAAGAAAACTTACGTGCTCTGCTTTCTGAACATGAGTTGGTGGCTTTTGCTTTTTAGGCATGCAAAAATTGTTTAATTGGGTTGTGGAAACAATGCTGTCCAAGTCACAGTGGTCTTCACTTTCATGTGGTCTCCTTGGGCATCTTCTCTTCATGACGATCATTCTGTCAAATGATGGAGGATTAATTAAGCACCATGTGATGGCATTGCTTTTCATACATGAACGTGAGAGACATGCTTTTTAAGCATGAACATCAAAAGCAGATTGGTTCTTCAAAATACCAAAAGGTGAAGAATATTGCAGGTTCacttttggtcttcctcttttctATCATgtgctctctttctctctgcacaTCATCACGGTCAGAAAGGAAATGAAGAACAAGCCAGCTAATCTTTCATATGCACAACCTTGCTGTcgaaaaacaaggaaaagcaATTCCATCtggttttctattgttttcacCTTCATGGAGAACTGGCTGTCCATACACACTCCACTTTGAGCTATGTTCACTTACACAACAAAGGTACAGAATACTCGATCATCTTCATTTTAATTATACTCGATCATCTGATACAGAAAACCAGATGGAATtgcttttccttgtttttcgACAGCAAGATTGTGCATATGAAAGATTAGCTGGCTTGTTCTTCATTTCCTTTCTGACCGTGATGAtgtgcagagagaaagagagcacATGATAGAAAAATAAGGAAGACCAAAAGTGAACCTGCAATATTCTTCACCTTTTGGTATTTTGAAGAACCAATCTGCTTTTGATGTTCATGCTTAAAAAGCATGTCTCCCACGTTCATGTATGAAAAGCAATGCCATCACATGGTGCTTAATTTATCCTCCATCATTTGACAGAATGATCGTCATGAAGAGAAGATGCCCAAGGAGACCACATGAAAGTGAAGACCACTGTGACTTGGACAGCATTGTTTCCACAACCCAATTAAACAATTTTTGCATGCCTAAAAAGCAAAAGCCACCAACTCATGTTCAGAAAGCAGAGAACATAAGTTTTCTTTCCAAGCATGCTTTAGACAAAAGAAACCATATTTTAAAGATAGCATGCTTGCCATGCTTGGTATTGTCGGCAACTTCTCATCAATTAATCATATAATGCTATTATCACATGGGAAAGAGTTTTGACCGTTGAGGTTGATGGAATGCCAACACATTTCATACTTACAGACTCTGCTCCTTGGTCTCATCTCATTACTCCATATATCCACCAGCGCAGACATGACTCGAAATCTGTAGCCAGTGTAGATCAAAGATAGAGAAACCTTCAACTTCAAGTACTTCTAAAATTAGAGAGCGAAATATTGTTCTGAAATTTGGATTGTTTTGAAGATAGGAACTAGTTAGCATCGATAATTATATAAGAAGCTAcacgcttgaagaagaaataCCTGTTGGCTTTGATAGAAACAAGCAGCCACATTGGTCGATTTCGTGATGTGTCTAGTTTCCTGTGAAAAGTCCGAAACCACAGCAAGCTACTGTATTACCATTTTTCAAGAATGAATGGATAGAAAACAGTGGCCATTAGTCATTCTTGGTAAAGTTATACTTCACTTCTTCACTGCCCTCCAGTCGACAACTAACAAAAAGAATTCcttcaataataatattaagagttttttttttttttttgaaccaacgGATTGGATTTACCAATTTACCTAGGAAATACTTGAGACTAAAATACCAGTTGTAATAAATTGGACCGAAAATTCTTATATCATTTTGCAGTTTGAACTTCTGTAGATAATAAGGGACAACAGTAAATATATATTCAAAAGTACACTAGTATAGAAAGTTTATATATTAAGTAGCATAGGAGCAGCTGAAATCCGTTTTTGTTCCATCAACTTAAATGTAAAAGGTATATCAATATCTGGCTAGTTTATCAGAGAACCTTATTTAGCACactaatattattaaaaaaaaaaaaaaaaaaagagccacATTCTAAACTTATTATACCACAGTAAAAAGGGAAAAGATGTTGAACTTCCCCGGCCAGTATCAAAGAAAGAGATTCCCAGACCGAAAAGGAAGAGCTGGTCGACAAGCCGTTGACGAAATTAAGAATTTCCTATATTGTGGATGTTTGATACTTTTGATATTCCTGCGTGTGAGGTAAGATCTTCTAAACCAAATGCAACCTGTGCAAAAGTGAGCTGATTGCCTACAAAATGAGGAAGACATCCCCAGATCAGTAATTGCCAAAAAGAACGGGACAACCTGGCTAAAGATGTATTACCCATTGAACACTAAAGAGCAATGCCAGAAAATGCAACTAGGCATAGTAGAAGAGGACAAAGAGTAATCACTCACATTGGTAGTAAACTTGTGATACAGACTCCTTGTTGGGAGTAGCAGTGCTTCTCGTGATACTGAGAATTGACCACAGATGAACAACCGTGTTACACCAGGCCAGCTTGCTGCTAAAATCTGAAATCTTCTTCAAAGTGCCTCACATGGGATTCTCCTGCCAGTCTGTCACAATGGTGTCTGCGAAGTTGTTCCATCTTTATAGGGCATTAAAGCAGGGAAGACAGCTTGGTAACCCCAAAATACAAATAACATGAGTTCCACACAAGACTGCTTCTCATGCCACATGCATAATCTCACCCAAGGTACCACAATTTAGAGGGAGATAACACTTGAAAATTTTCAAGTTATCAAGTTATCCTCCACCAAAGACAGCTGGCCATTCTAGAAAGAGCAAAAGTTTAATGAACCAGATATCACCAACAACTGCAGCTATTAGACATTGACGGCCAATTTCTTACGAAATAATCACCATTGCTCATTTAAACGATCAGGAGATGTGAAGCCAAAAGAGATGGGATTGCTGAAGCAATTAATGCCTTGCCCAGTGTAAGAAGCTCCATTCTCAATTCTCTGATTTTGCAAGCCAAAAACGAATTAACCAACCATATTCTAAATTAATACGCCCCATACATATAGAAGGCAGCAGcttcacaagttcaaatccatTGTGTTCAACATTCATACATGTTGCAAAGATTGCCTACACTAGTGGCTTGCTTAAGTAGATAGTCCACTTGTTCGGAGATACTAATTTCTCTGAGAATACACAAAGGTCCACAGTCATATCAATTATTACAACCAATCTAACATAATAAGATCTCCAGAAGAAGCAGTTACCTGTTGTCAGATATATCTCGACCATCTAGTTTCGTCTCAACTCGTCTCAAGACTGACATTGCATAAGGGTTTTTACCTAGTAAAAAGACCAAAATATACACAGATAAGGTATGGCAAGACCGACATGATCAAAACCATTAGAATTTTTACACAACTCTCCTATTAGAATTGAGGTATCATTGACCAGGTGGCCAGATATCAGACTCCAAAAATCATGAAAGGCATCCAAAGGCATGGACAAATTCCTAGACATGACTCCAACAAAAGAACGCACACCTGtctaatgaaaagaaaacttcATTACAATTTTTGAGGTGCAATACAGCTCATAGAACCCCTAACAAATGCAAATACATCCGGACCACCAGCGGCAAATGGAGATATGAAATTGGATTCGGCTGAACTtctatgtaattttttttttcttacaatGAAGATTCATCCTAAATTCCTACAACCTAGACCCACAAGATCAAAACCAACTTAGTATTTGAAATATAGTGTCTGTTTAAAAAATGAGTAAACAGCTGCATACAAGTATCTCGAATGCAGAAAATGCTTATCTAGCTGCTCAGAAAAATGAGTAACGAACTTGACATACACAACTCGAAGAAAAAAGTGGTGAGTTGTAGAATACACGCACAACTCAAGGCAATTAATTGCATCCCACCGAGTAGAATACCAGTTAGGCTATTTAATTGACTCTCCTTTTGTAAGTCTTCAATTGTCATATACCTTTACTAGCATCTCTATGTACAGAACAAAGAAAACATATAATTGCTATCCCATGAACCATATAATCATTTCTGTAATCAAGGTCAACCTATACCAAGTTCATTCCATTGCCAGGAAAGGcataagaaaagaaacaaatcaACACTAACGTACCACAAACACAGCAAATGCagaaaattataaaagaaaTTTGGACTTTTACCTTAAAAGAAGATTGTATAGATTCCTTTTTACTAAGCTCTCAAGTGATGACAACACTGCCCCACCAACCACAACTGCTTACTCATCGTTTCACCTTTTGGATGGCAATCACACCCGGCTTCTCTATCCCCAGTGCACAACTCAAGCCCCGCTCCCTGTAATGACTCGAAAACAGACAACTATCAATTTCACTCAATTGGTGTAGATTGAAGTATCAATTCTGGCTTCAAAAATAGAGGGTTACAAAATGACAGGTTATCAATTAGATACTTTTGGGAGGATTCTCATAACCACTAAAGACAAGGGAATGCCTTTATATAACCTTCTAAATACTTGAACAAC encodes the following:
- the LOC133744469 gene encoding small ribosomal subunit protein mL104 (rPPR9)-like, with the translated sequence MVINIYKMLNLRKEFSAQLWYRFLLPLGLLVETVSSEKMVKGLVNEFFPDEYVCDLLIKGWYVDGKLEEARRLAGEMCRGGFEIGTSAFNAILDCVCKLCRKKDPFRLHFEAEQILVDMEFHGVPRNVETFNVLITNLCKIRKTEDALNLFHRMGEWGCSPNETTFLET
- the LOC133744470 gene encoding disease resistance protein RPV1-like, which produces MELSKPQFGASSSSSSSSTRLFTHDVFLSFRGADTRNNFTGHLYNYLVNKGINTFIDNDLTRGEDITKELLDVIEGSRISIVVFSANYASSKWCLDELVKIFQCKESKQQIVFPIFYKVDPSKIRYQKGQVGEAIAHLSKCKDNSEKVESWKATLTQAATLSGWHISDGGHEANVIDEIVKEIATKLMKCTPLDVASYPVGI